Proteins encoded by one window of Synechococcus sp. MVIR-18-1:
- a CDS encoding protochlorophyllide reductase: MGTPGTVLITGTTSGVGLNATRALVQQGWTVITANRNPQRAAGAADELGIPSDRLQHILMDLGDLESVRHAVESLPGGVDALVCNAAVYDPKLKEPKRSPQGYELSMATNHLGHFLLIQLLLDRLKASSHPSKRIVILGTVTANSKELGGKIPIPAPADLGDLSGFEAGFKDPVSMASGQVFKPGKAYKDSKLCNMITTQELHRRIHDDTGISCTSLYPGCVADTPLFRNTPKAFQVIFPWFQKKITGGYVSQALAGERVAMVVANAEFSQSGVHWSWGNRQKKDGKQFSQELSDKATNPDVARRVWELSMKLVGL, translated from the coding sequence ATGGGAACACCCGGAACCGTTCTCATTACCGGAACCACGTCCGGTGTGGGCTTGAACGCCACGCGTGCTCTGGTCCAACAGGGGTGGACTGTGATTACGGCTAATCGCAACCCACAGCGAGCTGCTGGAGCTGCAGATGAGCTTGGTATTCCTAGTGATCGTCTTCAGCACATCCTCATGGATTTAGGGGATTTAGAGAGTGTCCGTCATGCGGTTGAGAGCCTTCCCGGCGGGGTGGATGCGCTGGTCTGTAACGCAGCGGTCTATGACCCCAAGTTGAAAGAGCCGAAGCGTTCGCCGCAGGGTTACGAACTGTCGATGGCCACGAACCATTTGGGCCATTTTTTGTTGATTCAGTTGCTTCTTGACCGGTTGAAGGCATCAAGCCATCCCTCAAAACGGATCGTCATTCTTGGCACTGTGACTGCTAATTCGAAGGAACTTGGAGGGAAAATTCCTATTCCAGCTCCGGCTGATCTAGGAGACCTTTCCGGTTTCGAAGCTGGCTTTAAAGATCCGGTCTCGATGGCGAGTGGACAGGTGTTTAAGCCAGGCAAGGCGTACAAAGACAGCAAGCTCTGCAACATGATCACCACCCAGGAACTGCATCGACGGATCCACGACGACACCGGGATTAGCTGTACGTCTCTGTACCCCGGTTGCGTGGCTGACACGCCTTTATTTAGAAACACCCCTAAGGCCTTTCAAGTCATTTTCCCTTGGTTTCAGAAAAAGATTACGGGTGGTTATGTCTCTCAGGCTCTGGCTGGTGAACGCGTCGCAATGGTGGTGGCGAACGCCGAGTTCAGCCAGTCAGGTGTGCATTGGAGTTGGGGAAATCGTCAAAAGAAAGATGGCAAACAGTTCAGTCAAGAACTGTCTGACAAGGCGACAAATCCAGATGTCGCCCGTCGGGTTTGGGAGCTTTCGATGAAACTCGTGGGCCTCTGA
- the psaM gene encoding photosystem I reaction center subunit XII, which yields MVSSITQTEIFIALVVAAHAGVLAVRLCVSLYRA from the coding sequence ATGGTCAGTTCTATTACTCAAACTGAAATTTTCATCGCTTTGGTGGTGGCTGCCCATGCCGGAGTGTTGGCTGTGCGCCTTTGTGTGAGCTTGTATCGGGCGTGA
- a CDS encoding CRR6 family NdhI maturation factor: MDVQSQMQPVVIDAVAIQTLDLKALNPWMARSITDLLSDGAGLELQYNWPRDANDPRELSECPEPRLWALRADAVHPWLPLVLERSGGSLIQHVAMVVPHDFSPSEGIRFDPQALEIWITHRFMLLDHLGQHLPQSQRGNLLQMAATIGYEVDAAFWTLLDQR, from the coding sequence ATGGATGTCCAAAGTCAAATGCAACCCGTTGTTATCGATGCCGTTGCCATTCAGACGCTTGATCTCAAGGCGCTGAACCCATGGATGGCGCGCTCGATCACAGACCTTCTCAGCGATGGAGCCGGGTTAGAGCTCCAGTACAACTGGCCACGGGATGCCAATGACCCCAGAGAGCTCAGTGAATGTCCGGAGCCCCGTCTTTGGGCCCTAAGGGCAGATGCTGTTCACCCCTGGCTCCCTCTCGTATTGGAACGATCTGGCGGAAGCCTGATCCAACACGTGGCGATGGTGGTTCCCCACGACTTCAGTCCGAGTGAAGGGATTCGCTTCGACCCTCAGGCTCTGGAGATCTGGATCACCCACCGGTTCATGCTGCTCGATCACCTGGGACAACACCTTCCTCAATCTCAGCGGGGGAACTTGCTTCAAATGGCCGCCACCATTGGCTATGAGGTGGATGCAGCGTTCTGGACTCTCCTTGATCAACGCTGA
- a CDS encoding sulfite exporter TauE/SafE family protein produces the protein MEILDWLLVVPLGLLAGGLAGLLGIGGGLIFAPLLLWMGLTPHQALATSTFAIVPTALSGTAAHLRARTVPAQAGLAIGIAAFVTALIFSRLGRLVAGWHLLALQALLYLFLACTIQSRSNDSGSDTDQTFSLPGLTAVGGLAGFAGGMLGLGGGLVMVPVMVRGLAVPIRLAIRFSTVAVACSTAAASLQFLSEGRGQPTLGLILGGVAAVGAQWSASRLDDVRADRLAWMLRGLAILLAFDSARRAFQLALIG, from the coding sequence GACTGCTGGGGATTGGAGGTGGTTTGATTTTTGCCCCTTTGTTGCTCTGGATGGGGTTAACCCCGCATCAGGCTCTGGCGACCAGCACCTTTGCCATTGTGCCAACGGCGCTCAGCGGCACGGCAGCGCACCTTCGCGCTCGAACTGTGCCTGCTCAGGCTGGATTGGCCATTGGTATCGCCGCTTTTGTGACGGCGTTGATCTTCAGTCGTTTGGGGCGCTTGGTTGCTGGCTGGCATTTGTTAGCGCTTCAAGCGCTTCTCTATCTGTTTTTGGCTTGCACGATTCAGTCACGCTCCAATGATTCGGGGTCAGATACGGATCAGACGTTTTCGTTGCCAGGACTGACCGCCGTGGGTGGCTTGGCAGGATTTGCCGGTGGAATGTTGGGCTTAGGCGGCGGCCTCGTGATGGTGCCCGTGATGGTGCGGGGGTTGGCCGTCCCGATTCGACTCGCGATCCGATTCAGCACGGTGGCAGTGGCCTGTTCCACCGCAGCGGCGTCTCTTCAGTTTCTTTCTGAAGGGAGAGGGCAACCCACGCTGGGCCTGATTCTGGGTGGAGTGGCTGCAGTGGGGGCGCAGTGGAGCGCATCGCGTTTGGATGACGTGAGGGCTGATCGGCTGGCCTGGATGCTGCGTGGGTTGGCCATCCTGTTGGCCTTTGATAGTGCTCGGAGAGCCTTTCAGCTTGCGCTCATCGGTTGA